The sequence below is a genomic window from bacterium.
TTCTCCCTGCGGTAGGGAAATAATGTCTCGCCTCGGTGTAGCCCCGCATGACGTATCGATGTTTCTTAAAACACGCTCATCGCACGTAGGGGGTATGGAACTTTCTTTCACCGACGCGGTAAGGCTAAGTGAATACGCGCGAGTTCTGTATTCCTCCGACCCCGATTTTTCCCGATTTCTTTTTTCAAAAAACATTCAAGAAAACGAATTTGTCGGCGCGGCCGCGTGGGTGGGACATATTCACGAACTTGTCCGAAGGCGGCAGCGTTGGTGGGGCAAAGAACATCTCGGGCGCATCAAGGGCATCGGTAAAGATTGGTCATACGGTAAAACGTATGCGCTTGACCGATACGCGCGTGGAGTGGCTCCCGTATCGGGAAACGAATCCCGTTACGGTGAAGAAATAAAGGCACTTGAAACCATTCTCTCGCGTTCTCAGGAAGCGAATGCTTTGCTTATCGGTGAAGAGGGTATGGGGAAAATGGAAGTTGTCGGCTTGCTTGAAGGAAGACTTGAAAACAAAACCGTTTTTCCTCCTCTTGAACATAAGCGCATGGTCATACTCGACACCGGGGCTTTGATCGCGGTCAATGGAGACAAGGCGAGCTTTGAAGGAGAAATAATTAAAATTTTTCGCCAATCGGTTAAAGCGGGCAACATCATTCTTGTCATTCCCGACTTTCCTTCTTTTATTAAAAACGCGATTTCCCTGGGAAGTGATGCCATTGCTTTGATGGACCCGTACATTGCGTCTCCGGACATTCAAGTCATCGCCCTTTCCGGACTGTCTCAATTTCACCAAGTGGTTGAACGTGACAGCCGCATCTCCCGCCGATTTGAAACGATTCTCGTGAAAGAAAGCAGTGGCGCGGGTATCGTGCGGCTTCTCGAAGAAAAAATCATTGAGGTGGAAAAAGAAGAAAAAATCGGTTTTACATACCAGGCCCTTTCCACGCTCGTGCGGGGCGTTGAGCGATACATAACGGATGGCATTCTCTCGGAAAAAGCACTCGACCTTCTGTATGAAATAGTTCCGACGGTCAAACGCTCCGGAAAAAAAGTCGTTGAAGAAAAAGACGTACTTGCCCTCATTGAAGAAAAGACGGGAATCCCGACGGGAGAAATCGGCATTAAAGAACGTGAGCACCTCAAAAAATTGGAAACCCTTCTTCATAAGCGCATTGTGGGCCAGGACATCGCGGTCTCTGCCGTCTCTTCCGCAATGAAGCGTGCCCGTTCGGGCATCATCAATCCCGACAGACCAACGGGCTCGTTTCTGTTCCTCGGTCCCACTGGTGTTGGTAAAACGGAAACCGCCAAGGCACTTGCCGAAGTCTTTTTCGGCGATGAAAACAAAATGACGCGTCTTGATATGTCCGAATACAACGGGGGGGACGCGCTCGACAAACTTATCGGTTCGTTCACGACGGGAACCGCGGGCGTTCTTTCATCCCTGATTCGAGAACGGCCGTACGGCGTGCTTTTGCTTGATGAGTTTGAAAAAGCCCACAACGAAGTGCACGATTTGTTTCTGCAAATTCTTGATGAGGGAATGTTTTCCGACATGTTTGGCAAGCGGATAAACGCAAGAAATCTTATCATTATCGCGACCTCAAATGCCGGTAGCGATATTATTTGGAATTTGATGAAAGAAGGGAAGCGTCTTGTGGACGAAAAGGATTCGATTATCGACACGCTTATCCAAAACAAATTGTTCCGTCCCGAACTCCTCAACCGCTTTGACGCCATTGTTTTGTTCCATCCGCTTGAACGGGAACATTTGGAAAAAATCGGCGGGCTCATGCTTCAAAAGTTACGCAAGCGTTTGTACGAACAGGGAATAGACCTTGTCATTACTCCGATTCTCATCGATTACCTTGTGCAAAAAGGAAGCGACCCGAAATTCGGAGCACGGCCTCTCAACCGTGCCATGCAGGAAAAAATAGAAAAAGTCATTGCTGAAAAAATGATAGCGGGCACATTGCCGCCCGGCTCGAAGATTGAATTGACCGAGCAAGACCT
It includes:
- a CDS encoding ATP-dependent Clp protease ATP-binding subunit, translating into MTWKQLQQNTRPFYPAIFIEEIFPKTIRTFTVIISSIAVLFLVFSFAFGLNSSDDTALQSIFIFLAIFLLSFMLHAFCFSYTLREFGTVLPERGITPERLSVSYDVASVVYKTNQHDVTRGFLSSPCGREIMSRLGVAPHDVSMFLKTRSSHVGGMELSFTDAVRLSEYARVLYSSDPDFSRFLFSKNIQENEFVGAAAWVGHIHELVRRRQRWWGKEHLGRIKGIGKDWSYGKTYALDRYARGVAPVSGNESRYGEEIKALETILSRSQEANALLIGEEGMGKMEVVGLLEGRLENKTVFPPLEHKRMVILDTGALIAVNGDKASFEGEIIKIFRQSVKAGNIILVIPDFPSFIKNAISLGSDAIALMDPYIASPDIQVIALSGLSQFHQVVERDSRISRRFETILVKESSGAGIVRLLEEKIIEVEKEEKIGFTYQALSTLVRGVERYITDGILSEKALDLLYEIVPTVKRSGKKVVEEKDVLALIEEKTGIPTGEIGIKEREHLKKLETLLHKRIVGQDIAVSAVSSAMKRARSGIINPDRPTGSFLFLGPTGVGKTETAKALAEVFFGDENKMTRLDMSEYNGGDALDKLIGSFTTGTAGVLSSLIRERPYGVLLLDEFEKAHNEVHDLFLQILDEGMFSDMFGKRINARNLIIIATSNAGSDIIWNLMKEGKRLVDEKDSIIDTLIQNKLFRPELLNRFDAIVLFHPLEREHLEKIGGLMLQKLRKRLYEQGIDLVITPILIDYLVQKGSDPKFGARPLNRAMQEKIEKVIAEKMIAGTLPPGSKIELTEQDLL